The following coding sequences lie in one Halomonas sp. 'Soap Lake #6' genomic window:
- the ylqF gene encoding ribosome biogenesis GTPase YlqF: MLGWFPGHMNKARRQIKDALPEIDVVIEVLDARLPYSSANPMLAELTRHKPVLKILSRADLADPERTAEWVAFFDAQDDTRALAITTTNTRELKKIPKLCHELAGAVRADRDVRVMVMGIPNVGKSTLINGLAGRKIAKTGNEPAVTKRQQKVRIDGRVALIDTPGVLWPKIEDQASAYRLAASGAIRDTAIEYTDVAIVTSAELAKRYPEALSARYKLKSLPTYEAPVAYEVDADGPKKPDFLAIAGFDGHAILKEIAGKRGGLRPGGEVDLHRGAEVLLHELRDGKLGRVTLETPSDIPPPPVQNDEDSPVQNDA; this comes from the coding sequence ATGCTCGGCTGGTTCCCCGGACATATGAACAAGGCCCGCCGCCAGATCAAGGACGCGCTGCCCGAAATTGATGTTGTGATCGAAGTGCTTGATGCGCGTCTGCCCTACTCCAGCGCCAATCCAATGCTGGCCGAGCTAACCCGCCACAAGCCAGTATTGAAGATTCTTTCCAGGGCAGACCTGGCCGACCCCGAGCGCACTGCCGAGTGGGTGGCCTTTTTCGATGCTCAGGATGACACCCGTGCGCTGGCGATTACGACTACAAATACCCGTGAGCTCAAGAAAATTCCCAAACTCTGCCATGAGCTAGCGGGCGCGGTGCGCGCTGACCGAGACGTGCGTGTCATGGTAATGGGCATTCCCAACGTGGGAAAATCGACGCTGATCAACGGCCTTGCTGGCCGCAAAATCGCCAAAACCGGCAATGAACCAGCGGTAACCAAGCGCCAGCAAAAAGTACGTATAGATGGCCGCGTGGCACTGATCGACACTCCAGGGGTACTGTGGCCAAAAATTGAAGACCAAGCCAGTGCCTATCGCTTAGCTGCTAGTGGGGCAATTCGTGATACCGCGATTGAATACACCGATGTGGCCATTGTCACCAGTGCAGAGCTTGCCAAACGCTACCCAGAGGCGTTGAGCGCGCGCTACAAGCTAAAATCGCTGCCCACCTACGAAGCGCCAGTAGCGTACGAAGTCGATGCCGATGGCCCTAAAAAGCCAGATTTCCTGGCAATTGCTGGCTTTGATGGTCACGCCATTTTAAAAGAAATTGCTGGAAAGCGCGGCGGCCTGCGTCCTGGAGGTGAGGTAGACCTGCATCGCGGTGCAGAAGTGCTGCTACATGAACTGCGAGATGGCAAGCTCGGTAGGGTCACCTTAGAAACACCGTCAGACATTCCACCACCTCCGGTGCAAAACGACGAAGACAGCCCGGTACAAAACGACGCATAA
- the msrB gene encoding peptide-methionine (R)-S-oxide reductase MsrB — translation MAKIDKSPDEWRKQLTPEQYRVAREKGTERPFSGDYQVSDAQGIYHCVCCHAPLFENEHKFDAGCGWPSFDRPLGIRCIEEHRDISNGMIRTEVVCSHCDAHLGHVFPDGPPETTGLRYCINSVSLEFHPDE, via the coding sequence ATGGCGAAAATAGACAAGTCCCCCGACGAGTGGCGCAAGCAGCTCACCCCTGAGCAATACCGGGTAGCCCGAGAAAAAGGTACCGAGCGGCCGTTCAGCGGCGATTATCAGGTTAGCGATGCCCAAGGTATCTACCACTGCGTGTGCTGCCATGCACCGCTGTTTGAGAACGAACACAAATTTGACGCGGGTTGCGGCTGGCCAAGCTTTGATCGCCCGCTAGGAATCCGCTGCATAGAGGAACACCGCGATATTTCCAACGGCATGATTCGTACGGAGGTCGTGTGCTCTCACTGTGATGCCCACCTTGGTCACGTATTCCCCGATGGGCCGCCAGAGACTACCGGTTTACGTTACTGCATTAACTCTGTTTCGTTGGAATTTCACCCCGACGAATAG